Within Quercus lobata isolate SW786 chromosome 5, ValleyOak3.0 Primary Assembly, whole genome shotgun sequence, the genomic segment ACTATTCCATCAATATGCTAATGCTAATAGAGTAACACATACAAGTTTTGCACTTCTTGTCACATAAATGTTCTCCAGGTCCCTATTTATTTCTCTAGGAGAAAAACCAAGTTTAGGACCTCGGTGGTAAATCAGTAGCCAAACTAAGTATATAATTGATTCCCTGTCAAAAGGCAAAATTAGCTGCTTGCAAATTGGATGTCCAAGGGCTCATACAAAAATATTGCAATAACATCCTTGAAGGTTGGCATTAGTTAAGTTGTATTACCCATTCAACTGCGACAAATGCAATTAGTAATTCCAATGAATTTTGGCGTGAATGCATTAACAACACTTCATGTAATATGAGAAATTAAGCgcttttctttagataaaatagTACACAGAGAAAGTTTGATGCCAAATAAGCAATTTTGCTGGTTACAAACAGGTTCTAGCTCCAAGAGTGAGGCAACAAACTAATATTTTATCTGACCCTCTTCACCAGATGTAAAGACACAAAATGGGGTCTCTCAACATTCCATGTAAGCCTGGCTTCAATGCCATCTTCAAGTACATATACTCCTGGCTGGCCTGGAccaggaaaggaaaaaaatttgaagattagTGAATTGGAGAACTATTGACCAcctgaaaaagaaaacataagacTGATGGAGTAGAACAGCCATGAGTAATAACACATGCAAATTCTCAGAAATTCCTTAAACATGATCCACCTTCTGGGAACACAGTGCAAATTCCATTTAATGTAGTTTTGCAGCTCCTCACATACATAAACTTTAAATAGATAATGCAGATGCAGTATTGTACTATGGTAAGTAACAGATAACATCACGGCTTATGAGGATATATGTGCAATGACGTGCACGAAAGCTTTTGTAAGTTAaaacacaatattaaaaaacctCCAAAAAAAGCCTTATCACCAGTTACCAAGATTGAAGAAGGGGGTTAACCTGCCACTGAAGCATCTTGATTCGCAAATCATCTATTAATGATTTTCACAATGTCCCAAAAACGGTGTTGGGAAACATTTTCAAGAGTCGCTTCTCTTTACAGACCATATAAAAGGACACTTTCAAAATTTATCCTCTATAATTGTTGAcaaaagaggaggaaaaaaagaaagatataatGCAAAAAAGCCCCATATTTGTTGTGGCAGACACTCAGCTGATCTCCATGATTGCGTAAGCTAGCCATACTTTATCACAAATGGAAGTTTAATCATAACTGCATATTCCAAAAACGGATTTGTTAATATATGCCCTAAGGGTATACATTAACCGGACCCATTGATTTTAGTTGAATTTCCTAATGCAATTCATAAGAAACATTCCATATATTCAGTGTCTATACTCTATACCTCCAACTATGACACAAGGACAACTTAAGGTTCAACAGAACAAGGAAACGGCATCAGGatagtttattaaaaataaaaaaaagtgtatacaGGGAGTatacaaataagaaaaacagcaaagcaaaacaagaaaagaaaaggaaaaacatgaGGCCAGCTGTAAATCAGGAGAAAATAATGGATACATAAACATTAGAAACCCGAAAGCGGTAGCTACTATATAGGAGTATGTGATGCAGGAAGCACAAGGaaagatttattttaatttaatttaaattatttttagattcaattgtattttattttaggtcctggtatttaattagttttattagaatttatatttaaagTCAAGggaattattgtaatttaaaaataagtagGGTCTACTATGTGTTGAGGCTCATTTTTGACAAGCCCATTAAGAGGGAGTTTGAATTCGAATTATAAGTGGTTGCGTTTGCGttttctgacttttttttttgttccagcCGCACTATTTGACTAAGTCaaccgtgaacagtgcacggatatactgtttacggacccacaaattctaCTTTTCagtcactttttcattaaaaatggatcccataatactatttacacatttaaaaattattttgctacagtgttttcagttttcagtttcagcaaaataagttctatccaaacagaacTTAAGAGAAAAGGCCCAGCAACAAGGGCAGACCAAAGTtaacaaacaagaaaaagcCATTGAGCCCAAGTGGCAAGAATGAATGGCTCACGGAAATAAATAGCAGgcccaaagaggcccagcaggattTAGTCAAACAACATTACAGCAGGAATAGCAAAGTGGTACGGCAGGAAAATACTAACAAGGCCATGGAGTGAACACAAAGTAGGCTGGGGGAAGGGAGGCCCATGATCCAACAAGGCCCAACCCCCAAAAGAAGCAAGTCTTAAAGAATGGCAGATCGGAAAACAACCCACGCCATAAGAAGCCAAAAGCACATGGCAGAACGTATAGACCAATCTCTAGATCACGGCAAATGCATAAGCAACAGGCAAAAAAGGTGAAGTACGCGCATGacccaggcaccaccagcctgtacccagccaatataggaagtggtgggtcatgggtcagagggcatggtttggcagtggggagagggaaaaaaccTATTCTAGGGTTTTTGCTTAGGcttttttgggggaaatgtcctgctgggatgacatgccacccaaaagaagtaaagatgagttggaaccaccaggtgcatgccatgagggataaaGAGCGAGCACACACATTGTAACGGGTAGAAAAGCCAtagcaaaaaaacaaacaaaatagttttctttatTTGGCAGAGCGGAGCAGCACAGCCAGCACAAGTAAATGGTGGTGGCTGGACCACTGACGACCCATAAGTGGTCGACAAGGACACCCACACCAGACAAAGGCAAttaagggctaaaacagtaaatACTAATCATGAGAGGCTCTATGAAGGATCCCTTGCTGTGCACTGAGAAAGGGATTTGAAAAATCACAGTAATATGAATTTCTAGAAAAAAACATAACCTAGAAGTAAgcattgagaagaaaaagaagtaaaacaaaagaaaaagaaaactaagaagTAGTAatgagaggaaaagaaaaacagagtttAGAATGGCagacatgcaccaataggttgatttcctctctctctcaatagcCTTGCTCTCTATAAAAGGCAAAATATCTGTATTTGGGCATAGACCATTTAGGCTTGTTCcctcaaaacaattaatttctCCTCTGAGATTACTCGTGTTGAGGGAACGATTGTCCTTTTCTTGGTTTCAATCCCGTGTATTACTTGGCACGGCAGACTAACACTTTGATTTTGCTAACTTTGTTTATCCTTCACTTAGCTTACTCTGTTTACAGAGAGCCTTTTGTtgctcatttttatttattgtggcTAAAAGTAGTGACTATATTTCCTTGTGTTATCCGTATTATATCTAGCTGCTATAACTTCTTTATAGCGGCTCTGCTTGCCATGGGCATGTAACCAAAGCCTGGCAGACATGGTCCTTTATCCAGAAAACTCAGGCCTAGTGCAGCAGGAAGCAACCCAACATTACAAACAAGGTCCACCACCTTACACCATGTCAGTTGGGATTAGGATTTAGTAGTCCAAATAAGCAAAGTATTGCACTCATATTGAGGGggtttattttgaataaaatttcttttgaaattgtTCTAATTGGTGGTGTTGACTCCAGCCAACCCTAGGTGTCGACTCTGagagtttttcttttgcttggtgctgactccaagaaGGCCTAGATGATGACTCCTAGCTTCTGTATATTTATCTTCCCATTCTTCAATTTTCCTATTGTATTGTTTTGGTCTGTCTTGCGTTAGTATGTACAAATAAAACAACTAGAGGTATATTCATTGTCTATATTGACTTCTATCCATTATACTAGTAACTAAAAGCTTATAAACCTTATAAAATGAGTAATTTCAAGTGCCCATTTACTTCAATTGAGCAATTTCATCCTGAAAAAGGACCCATATCACTTATTTCTTCTTAGGTGGTTTAGTTGAGGGATAGTCCAATAGTGCCATAGTCACTTGACTTCTACACATTATACTAGTAACTATAAGCCTATGACCTTATAAAATGAGTAATTTCAAGTACCCATGTACTTCAATTGAGTAATTTCATCCTGAAAAGGACCATGCCATCTTATTTCTTCTTGGGTGGTTTGGTTGAGGGTTGGTCCAATAGTGCCATAGTCACTTGACTTCTATCCATTATACTAGTAAATATAAGCCTATTAGCTTATAAATTTGTGGACTTTGCTTATGGCTTACGCCCCTTTGACCCTACTTACCATCAACAACCATGACAAATTGTTGAACAAAACATAAAGCCAGCTAATGTCTTTCGTCTCAATCATAATGGTATGTTTGATTTTGAACCAAACTccatttatattttgaacagCATTGTAGGCACTGGCCACTCCTGTTGTGTAAATTATTAGATGGCCTGTGTAGCGCACATGGTTCATCACTTGTGGAACCATCAggaacaaattattattttggattttatatttgattttataataaattaggACTCGGGATGTAGTGGATAACCTTGTGAATCTGCAAATGAATACTTTTGTCTCAAGAACCTTGTGACTTGGTAGTATTACCTAATTCTACCGTAGTTGCacttattatattaaaaaaaaagcattgaaAATTTGGCAAATAATATAggataaattatattaaattttgaggGAGACAAAGTGAAAATGTGGAAGTAAAGTATCACAATACATGTTTAAGAAAGAATCTGAACATATTTACAAATTAGAAGCATTTGACACTGCTGAAGAATTTAGCAAATGATTGATATAATGATTGGATTGTGTTCAATCTGGATTTTGTTTGCTCGACGTTGGTCAtgaatatatgatatatataaaaaaattgataagagcTTAGGAAAAGCAAGTATTTACATTTGAAGGAGAATTGAGTCAATTGACCATATGGAACCatccctttttatttatttttgtttagtttaagCTAAGTGATAGAAGAAATCATATTCCACATAATTCATGACCTTCTGGTCTCTACTCTTACGTGATTTTCTCAATGCTTTAAAGAGAGAgtggatttatatatatatatatatatatatatataaataaaataaaataaaaaatttctagctGAGGGTCCTAGCCAATGGAATTACTTGACAACAATCACTTatgtaaaaaatttacatatttttcagGTTACAGCTTTGTAGTATTTGACTGCCACTATGACATGTTGATGATTTTAGCAACTTTAGCACTTACCTTTTGTCTAGGATATCTCAGTTCACTGCTCAAATACTATATTCTCTGCCTTTAGAGGGTCATTAATAAATAGTTGTATTTGTTATTTTGTGGGTATCTAAGACTAAATCCACATTGGATTGCTGTAccgtattttgatttttcactgCAAGCTGGTTGCATGGTCCCCATTCTCCAATAGACACCTGGGCCGTGGCATAGGTCCTTTTTCTCTGGATTGATAATGAAGCATGCtcataaacttttatatttcacCTGGATTATTTGGGCCTTTATTCAGTTTGAacattaggattttttttttgaggtgtcAAGTTATCGATAATTTGTAATAAAATGGTGTTTCCTGTTAATGGGGAATCATATAAAAATCAATACTAACTTGTTCTATTGTGAAAAAGATAGTATATATAGGTGTAgcattactttttttgtttttgttttttggaatgGCATTACTCTAGAATTTATGGAAAAGGAATTCTCATAATTTGTGCTGACCTTCACTTAAATTTGGTTTTGATAAAATGGGGATAACATATCTCTAGCCAAAGAAAGAATGAGGATGGCAAGTCTGCACAACAAGTGGAACAATATTAATCCATCAGAGCAGTTTGATGTTGCAACTAACCAAAAAGGATGGGGTTTTTGGCAGCCAAAAGCCTAAGCCAAAGGAGGCACTTATCTAATTATGGATGAGTTTGCCACATATTTTGGCTAGCCATTACAgtcatcttctttggcttctgGATTTGGTGGACCCTCATACTCAATCCATCACAATAGTGTTACTGCTTCCTAGAACATCTGGGCCTCTTGCTTTAAAAAACATAAGCAAAGGAAATATGCATGCTTGTCCATCCACATGTGGTTAATTTTTCATAATAGGATCATTTGATATTATGGCCTTAGTGGCATGTGCACATGCTTAGTTTTCACTATCAGGATGAAATTAGCTTTTCAATTCATCTACAAATTACAATGTGTGAAATGAAGAGGAAGTTTGCTGGTTCAATTAATTGATCATCCTTTCATCATTAACTAGTGTCATAGTCCACTCCAGTAGTTAAGAGTCTTGGACCCTTGGTTTGTGGTAGGTTAGAGTTGAATTTTTGGGGGTGAAAAGTGTAATGTTGGTTGGTTCCACTTGATACCATTGAACATAAATGGGATTGAGATTAAAGTTACTAATCAATCCATTTGAGGGAGCAATACACTTAGGCATTGATTCCTTAATATACATAGGGAGTTATTATGATCACGCTCAAATAGGATCGTCATGATTGATCAATTATTtacccttttaatttttttttaaaaatactaatcaTCCTTCAATTATaaaacattcttttttttttttatcttttttttttttaagttttttatttagaaGAGAGCGCAATTATAAGACATTCTATTGGATGAGAGTTTAAGAATGCCAGTCTACCAAAGATAGCTTTGACTTTTGAATTCGGCAAATCCAATGCATGCAACCTTGCAAGATTATGAAAAAATAGATAGTAGATACCACACCATTAATACtctgtcccccccccccccccaaatctAATTGCTCTAATTCTTGCTTTCTTCAAATGTGGTTTTCAAAAactttaattcaaaatataCATGCTCAAAAGTATAGGTCTCCATTGCATCAATCTCAAATAAATTGatggaaaataataaagaattaaaaattttaattacttatttaaaaaattcaattgataatttgatactatatatattttggcaTAAAGGGATCGTTAAATTGGTAtaggttttgatttttggtccaaaatacaatttcaagctGAAGTGCATCTAAATGAAACAATTTCATTTCTAGGTAGTGCCCAAATGCCCTTTAACTTTTTGCCTATTAtatggttttaacttttaaaagataaatattCTGCTTACTATATGCatgcttataaaaaaataaacaaacaaaagtaatattattttgaaaatgtgattCCTTCGAACAAAACTTCATTTGTCTAATGTTACTTTTTGCActaaacaaacattttttttttttttggtggagaatactaagtatttttaacatacacACGGAGAGAGGGgagaagatttttttaaagaaatttaccgtggtgtatatccaaaagggcctTTAAACAAACATTTGGGATGCAGCAGTCTACGAGCTTTTTCTCTACGTTGTCTCCCTCGTGAGCCACAGTGATGAAACCCTAGTGCCCACTTTGTTGGTGGTCCCTCTTTCCCCACAGAAACTAGTAAACCTCACCCCAGAGATAGAGAATAACAGCAGAATGCTAGTGGCAAAGCTCTTCACCAAGCGTAGGGTCAACATTGAAGCCTTATCACGCACACTTCGGAGTATGTGGCGCTTCGTCCAGAATTTCGAGGTCCGCGACCTTGGAGCAAACACAGTGCTGATACTCTTTGATAGTGAGACCAATCCGCCGAAGATCCTTGCACAGGGACTTTGGTCCTTCGACAAATATCTGATCGGGCTCTACAAACCCAAGGAGGAAGAATTAGTGGACGATGCCACCTTCACCATGGCTTCTTTCTGGATATAATCCACGACCTTCCACTTCAGCTCATGAATCGGGCAAACGCAGAAGCCATCGGGACCACGCTTGGAACACTTGAGCAAGTTGATGTCTCCTCTACTGGTGAGTGTTGAGGCCGATATATTCAGGTAAGGGTAAACATTGACATCTCTAAGCCCCTTTGtcgaggatgttttgtgaataTAGGTGACCTGGAGCCATAATGGATCTCCCTCCAATATGAAAGACTACCTATCTATTGTTACAGATGCAGCTTGCTAAACCATGATGAGCGAGACTGCAAGCTTTTGACTGACAAGATAGGTACATCACACACAGACAACCAGCAATACAAGCCCTGGCTACGTGCCACCATGACAAACATCCAATAGCCACAAGTCGTGTCCAACAAAATTCCACCACCTACCATACCTCCTCGTGCTCCCCGCCTAACACCATTCCCACTACACACCCCACCCTGTCCACCACCACAAAATGCACCACCCTTTATGCCCCCGCAAAATTCCCCACCAtctccaccaccacctccaATACAACCCACCTCCACGATTGTTACACCCATTCCATCACCACAAAATTCCCCACCATCTCCACTGCCGCCACCTCACAAGTCAACTTCGACGctagaaaaagaaactaaacaaATCCTGATAACTCATAATGACACCCCAAATTTAACGGACATCCTTTCAAATCTGGATCTCTTTAATGCTCATATTTTGGAGATTGACCAAGCGTTGAAACGCTCACCTACGCATAATTCATGCAACACATCCCTAGACGTTACGCACAATGATAACGTCACATCTTCACATTCACTCCCATCATTTACACCACATGACGCTTTCCATGCACATGTACACACCTCCCATAAACATTCCCTCAACCATCCCAACATGTCAGACCCTATGATAACAACAGAAACTTCACTCTCCTCCACCTCAGCACcaaaaaatgacccaaaaccaAAAACGTGGAAAAGGCTTGTCCCACCGACCCCACTAACTACTACACTACCCTCACAAACCCATGATTTACCTACAAAAGACCTCAAACATAAAAACTACTCTAAAACAACAACTTTGGACAACACCTCTCTTGACAAGAAACTACGCTTGGATGTGGAGACGAAAGCTCTCGGCAAAATTTTTACAGAAAACCTGGGATTGGCAATGTCTGCTACGCAGCACAGCCAGACATAATGAGTATCCTCAGTTGGAATtgtcgggggcttgggaacccctGGACAGTTAACGCTTTTAAACGAGCATGGAATAAAAAAGCTCCCATCTATGTCTTCCTCATGGAGATAAAACTCATCACTGATCAGTTGAATGCTAAGAAACAAGGTTGGACTTATAACCAAGGCATTGCGATCTCCTTTGAAGGCTCAAGTGGCGGTCTTGCACTCCTTTGGAAACCTGATGCAAAGGTATATGTAAAAAACTTTTCTCGTTGGTTTATTGATGcccatgttgtgtgtgaaactaCAGGTCTGACATGGAAGCTTACTGGCTTCTATGGACAACTTGACACAAGCAAACGTGAAGAAACTTGGACCCTACTTGAATCCTTGGGCCAATCTAACACTCTTCCTTGGCTCTGTGTTGGAGACTACAATGAAATTGTTAAATGCTCAGAGAAACTAGGTGGTGCTTTAAGACCAGCCCGACAGATGGATCGCTTTTGTACAGTCATCCACCATTGCCGCTTCCTCAAACTAGGCTATATCAGGTCTCATTTGACTTGGTCAAGAAATCATCTTATGGAAGTCTGCACTCATACTAGGTTAAACTGCACACTAGCTACTGTGGCTTGGTGTTCTTTCTTCCCTGGCACTACTGTTCATCATATCCCAATGTCCTCTTCGGATTACTCCCTGCTCTCTGTCTGCTTCCTTCCCTCCACCGCCAGACCACGTCCTCCTGGCTGGCTATTTCGTTTTGAAGCCATGTGGCTGTGTGACTCTCGCTATACTAAGGTCATCCAAGAAGCATGGCAAGATGGCCTTCTCAAACCTAACAATGCATAAATCACGAACTGCCTTGATAGTTGTCATGATAGGTTGACAACTTGGAACAAGCAAGAATTTGGCATGTGGGAATACAAGTTTCTAGGCTTGAAAAGAAGCTACAATCCCTTAAGTTGAATGTTACCCAGAACGCAGTGGAGATTCAAGAAGTTCGTTCCACTCTAAACTGCTAGTTGGACGCTAAAAACACAATGTGGCACCAACGGTCAAGAGCTTAGTGGATCATTGATGGTGACCGTAATAACAACTTCTTCCACCAAAGAGCCTCAAACCAAAGGGACCGAAACTATATTAGAGGCATCTATGACTCCAACGATGTTTGGCAAGAGGATGTCCAAATTATGGAAGGCATTATCCTGGACTACTTCTCCagcattttcacttcaaatgggCCCACTAATATCTCTACTACTATTAACGTTGTCCAACCAGTAGTCACTGATGACATGAACAGTTCCTTAACCTAGGTTTTTCAAGCAGATGAGGTACATAGAGCTCTAAAACAGATGCATCCAAAGAAATCACCAGCTCCTAATGGTATGCCCCCTCTTTTCTCCCAGTATTTTTGGTCTTTATCTGGTGAGTGTGTTACAACTGCTATTcttgactttttaaattttggcaCCACTCCTCCTAAATTTAATGAGACACACATCACCCTCATCCCAAAGATAAAAAACCCCACCAAGATAACTCAATCCATCAGTTTAATCAATGTCATCTCTAGACTTGTCTAAAAAGTCCTTGCAAATTGACTAAAACGCTTCCTCCCACAAATCATTGGGGAAAACCAAAGTGCCTTTATGtctaaccatctcatcactgaCAACGTCTTGATTGCCTTTGAAACAATGCATCACCTAAACCAAAAGAGAACTGGCCGGGTTGGGGAAATGGCTTTAAAGCTTGATTTAAGTAAGGCTTTTAATAGGGTTGAGTGgggttttttggaaaaaaatatgcataaaatggGCTTCCATAGTAGATGATGTAATGTGTTACATCTGTTACCTACTCTATAAAAATTAATGGCACACCTTAAGGCCATATCACCCTTACTAGGGGATTACGGCAAGGTGACCCCATAtctcccttcttcttcttgttttgtgtAAAGGGATTTTCAGCTCTACTTTGCAAAGCCACTAGCACTGGTGTTCTTAAAGGCGTCGCTGCCTGCCCACGAGGCCCACGTTTCTCACACATCTTCTTTGCCGATGATAGTATCATCTTCTGTCAAGCAATCCTAGAAGAATGCAGCCACCTTGCACATATCCTTGAGACCTATGAACTTGCTTCAGGACAATAACTAAATAGGGAgaaatcttctctctcttttagtcCAAACACACCACAAGCAACACAGGAGGATATCAAAACTATGTTTGGGGCAGAGGTAATCAAGCAGCACGAGACTTACCTAGGCCTCCCATCCCTTGTTGGCCGCTCTAAGGTGAACATTTTCCATGCACTTAAGGAAAGGCTTGACAAGAAACTATTGGgtgggaaggaaaaaaatttttctCAAGCGGGGAAGGAAATTCTTATTAAAGCAGTGGCACAGGCTATAACCACTTACACTATGAGTGTCTTCAAACTCCCTGACACACTTTGTGATGACTTGACTAGCATAGTTCTTcggttttggtggggacaatCAAATGGAAAAAACAAGATGGCATGGCTTAGTTGGAATAAAATTTGCACTCCGAAACAAGATGGTGGCCTTGGCTTCTGTGACCTACCGGCCTTTAACTTGGCACTTTTGGCCAAACAAGGTTGGCGTTTGCAAACAAACACGCACTCCCTCCTGCATCGTGTCTTCAAAGCACGCTATTTTCCGAATAGCGACTTTCTCCATGCTGAACTAGGTCTAAAGCCATCGTATGCATGGCGTAGCATTATGGCAGCATAGAATGTTGTTAAGGAGGGCTGTAGATGGCAGGTCGGAGACGGAGTGTCCATCAAAGTGTGGAATGATAGGTGGCTGCCTCATCCGACCACCTTTAAGATCACTTCTCCACCGTGCGTCGTCCTACCCGAAAGCACCACTGTCAGCGCTCTTATAGATGACACGGTGGGTAAATGGAAACATGGCTTGATCAATGAAGCCTTCCTCCCACATGATGCCAACAAAATCCTAAGCATTCCCATCAACAAAAATCAGAATAGAGATCGGCAGGTTTGGGCTTACACGCCCAAAGGAAATTTCACCGTGAACAATGCCTATAAGCTCACCCTAACTCTCAACTCATAGAACACCACTAGGTCCCCCTCCACTAGCCGCGATCAGAGCACattctggaaaaaaaatttggagtttgCATGCtccaaataaaatcaaaacctTCACTTGGCAAGCGTGCCATAATATCCTCCCCACCAAAGAGAATCTCTGTCATCGACAAGTGCTTGATGAGCCCACCTATGAAGCTTGTGGGTTGGCCTCGAAGACTACTGCCCACTTGTTCTGGAAGTGCACAAAAGTAGTTGAACTTTGGGATATCTCAGGCATTTCTTTTGATACACATGGGGTCCGCCTTCAGGATTTTGCGGATTGGCTATGGTACCTCATCTACAAGCAGCATGTTAGAAATGTCCTTCTTGAACTCATTGTCACCATCACGTGGTGCATGTGGTTTAATAGAAACAAAGTGCGTGTGGGCCAGCTAAGACAAACGGCAAGTCAGATTCTCCACAAAACTCATGGCATGCTTAGTGAGTTCCAGCTTGCACATCATTGCCCACTATAACATAGGGATGCCATGGACTTTCACTGGGTCCCATCGTGGTACAAGATCAATGTGGACGCCACTGTCTTCAACCAGCTCAACTTTGTGGGGGGTGGGTGTTTAAATATGGGACCATGAAGGATCGGTGGTTGCTGCCATGAGCAAACACCTTCCCTTATCGCTGGGTCTATTGGAAGGAGAGGGAACAGCATTGGATGAGGCTGTCCCTTTTGCATGGGATATTAGGATTAGGGACGTTAGCTTTGAGATTGATTCACGGATAGTTTTGACGCACTTAGTGGAACCATCACTCCCCCAATAGCTATTGCGAACCTCATCGTCGGCATCCAAGACAAGTTGCACTCCTTCAGATCCACTCTTTTCTCCATGAACTATGAAGCGGCAACAAACCAGCTTATACTCTGGCAAAATATGCCAAGGGAATTAACAATTTTGTAACTTGGATAGAGGAAAATCCATCCATTATTGAGTCTCTTGTGATTCAAGATGCTATGTATTTCTCTTCACCTTAATAAAGTTGTCATGTTTtccatccaaaaaaagaaaaaaaacatttggtTTGAGCTAGAGATTGCCAAATTTCTGGTCCAAGTGCACCCTTGGCCAGTGAATAAACTATACTAGTTAGTCCACAGGTCTCTAACCatactaataacaaattatcAGTGTTAAATACTTAATCAACTTTTGcattcaatttcaattaaaaaaaccttctcaaaaaaaatatgcaattaaaaaaaaaaaaaattatgcttgCAATTGTACACGGCAATCAAATGGTCATAAACCATAAACATGATGGTGTTTGCCgcattattatataataataacattaGTGACACATATATAGACCCATACCaaactaattaattattatttgtcaACAAAAATGATAGCTAGAAATTTATATTAAACGCCAAGATT encodes:
- the LOC115989974 gene encoding uncharacterized protein LOC115989974, producing MSILSWNCRGLGNPWTVNAFKRAWNKKAPIYVFLMEIKLITDQLNAKKQGWTYNQGIAISFEGSSGGLALLWKPDAKVYVKNFSRWFIDAHVVCETTGLTWKLTGFYGQLDTSKREETWTLLESLGQSNTLPWLCVGDYNEIVKCSEKLGGALRPARQMDRFCTVIHHCRFLKLGYIRSHLTWSRNHLMEVCTHTRLNCTLATVAWCSFFPGTTVHHIPMSSSDYSLLSVCFLPSTARPRPPGWLFRFEAMWLCDSRYTKVIQEAWQDGLLKPNNA
- the LOC115989975 gene encoding uncharacterized protein LOC115989975 is translated as MFGAEVIKQHETYLGLPSLVGRSKVNIFHALKERLDKKLLGGKEKNFSQAGKEILIKAVAQAITTYTMSVFKLPDTLCDDLTSIVLRFWWGQSNGKNKMAWLSWNKICTPKQDGGLGFCDLPAFNLALLAKQGWRLQTNTHSLLHRVFKARYFPNSDFLHAELGLKPSYAWRSIMAA